The DNA window gcttcccattcctagtcatagtgccataagttctatctgtgtcagtttgatgtaaacaaatcataaaaaaaagaaaaaggtacatcaaaccagttattagactgccagtgtagtgggcgatgtgtaagttgcatagtcacaggcttttcacaagggctgtgcaaattaatcccattctgtgggtgtgggatgttctttcattgaaaatgtttatccatgaGGTTCAGTTTCgaggtaaaactggaggtactgtggctatgagcacaatatcaacagtcacctaacactacagacttgactacaaaacagcaataatagtgtttgttgctcatgtttcagtgcaaactgtggaagtaatctatatcccaaaactgtCCAAACCTTCACACGCCATTTAAAATGGacatggaaataaagatcaaagaggaaccaatctgctttgaggaaacatcaaatacttcatgcgtaagtatcattctcgacaactttatagtgattacaattaaacccttagcagtctgagtttgactggttacattactctacttttatctgatgttcaggAGGTATGTGAGTGTCTTGCTCTCTAATCTTAAGGcacatatatatttgtatactaatctcaaattgacaaagtatttttttttacGATTACACAAATGCCGAATTTACAGGTATGGACCTTTTATTTGGTacagcatgtctgaaagctgaagaattgtgtttttcttcatctctctttgctttgtagctcttgtcaggaaaaatggtAGTCTGAGTAGTCATGTTGTGGAGGGCCTGTcttctggtttcaagttggcatGTTAATCCTTTATCTCTCTGATGGtattaaaagtgctcaaatacattagcctcctgCAGGAACGATTTCTGTCATCTTAGTGTTTTGAAACCTTTAAAGCTAATTTGCACCACATAGAAtaaataagtgttaggctggtgagcgagtcttcctccacttcaataatttacaataagaagagcaaTTTTTAATAGCCACGAATTCATGTTCGTGACAGTATGTTTGATCCATTCTGTCGAAtttccagcccaacaccaacatagaaaggTTTCATCCGATATGATATATTGAAGTACACCTTTAGATCTTAAGGAAtcaaataattcaatggtaaaccatttcattctagaaagtgttctaagaatAACTAGGCAAAAATACTCactttggtagtataatagttaaatatttaaaaGGCCTACTcttaagtgggctacaacagaacaaatagtagcaaaaaacattttatcactgattgatttttctaatacatgttttaaagtgttacataacataaaaataacctgttatacttttcataaatgttccaaagtgttccattatgttttaaagtgttccattacaagGTTCCAGTGACAACAAgtatccactatttccaataacaatgaatgacatccagcacataatatactatggacgatggtttggtctgccatatcaatatattatcagtttttaattttgtataattatttcacacttacatgtttcaggagccccaactcacttcatcagtgatttctacatcataaatcaatattccccatattttaaagtctaacatTATTGACGTTATTGGTaccggtaccaactgatgagcccaccctagcacacgagggcgaaacgttggcaatcaagaatgagttggctggaaaatttataatgtccaataacggaccatttatattggtattataaatttactcattcgggacaaatatttcagattccctaagggcCAGTTGTACGAACAAGGAATAAAGCTGGGATAACTCTTATTCTGGCGTTAGCGCCAGAAACCAGTTGTACGACGACTGGATAAGTTCTATTCCGAGTATAACCTCGGAATACGTTATACGGGCGTGAGACGGAGGGATAGTGCGTTATTCCGAGAATAAACATGGCGGATATGGTAATAGAGTCTGATAGTGAAGATGAAATCCTTCGTGATTTATTTTTAAGAACAAGGAAGAAGCGGAATGTGAGACCTCGTCcagatttatttaataaatttgacGATAATGagtttcagatcaaaaattagatggatggctattccggcgtttgctctattaaccagcgtttcgtcttaggtctgacactagactcttcagagtgggatgtgtgtgAGTTTTTCATCAGATTTCGCTTGACGAAAGAGACTGTTTTGCGTCTTCTTGATATGATCAACGATCGCTTGGAGCATATGACTGACAGGTAGGTTAGCCTaatataatttttaattgatttaaaTTAATCTGCTGTGTCTAAATTGTAGTGTAGCAACGCTTATCATCAAATATAGAACTAGGTTTATTACCGTTGTTGGAAGTAGGCCTATTTTAAGCTTAATAAGTTACTTTGTGGAATTGTATGTCACTAGGAATTTGTTACACATGTGCTCATATAGAAAACTAGTAGTGCTTCCCTACAGTAGTTCCACAGGATTTCTTGATTTGTGAGCCTGTAATTGTTCTATAGTTTTTAATGTTGTATGGAACAGGAAAACATTTGTGAGGATTTAAGAGGTTTTTCGTAATGTTTAGTAAACTGTTAAAATTCGCACCGTGTATTTGTGTGTTCTGCTATGTTTGAGTTTACTTATGGTTTTCCTATATTTTTATTACCGCATTTTGGAATGTACGGTAATGCCTTAAATTCTACAGAAGTTTAACAAAAGCGGGGTTAAAATAGAATGCGGTTAGGCCAGTTCTACGGAAATTTATGAACATTACAGAGTATAAAAAGTTGTTTCTAATTAATGTTCCATAATAGGCCTACCTATCGCATTAGCATCTCttgaagaaaaacaaaataacTGTAGCCTATATGAAATTGCTGGGATTTGAAAAATCAATTCTTAATATCACAGTACAAACAATGTAGTACCGTACAATTACCGgtatattgtttaaaaaggaattTGCTTCCACATGATTACTTCATTcgaaaaatgtaattattaatcACTATAGGCCTATATGAAAGAAGGAGCACTGCAGATAGAAGGCATCAGACTATAGTTCTATTTCATGGTGCTACTCTTGAAAATATTTCGAAAAATTTCATGTCTATATGTTAGTACCTACTGTACATAATGGAACATCTAAATATTCTTCGTAACTCAGCTTAGAAAAGTGATCATTATGCTGGCGTGACCTAATGTTTAGTGTGAAGTATATCTGtgggtatgggctagatcaaatttgttactattattggcctGCCTCGCCCTTAGATTTGACCATATTAAAGTGGCTGAgatatgggcgatgctagtaatgccattccttgtgcagccagtccctgttatgaatggtgggaaaatgtctctcatagggtcggttggtgcatacatttcagtgggcttggctaactggtatgtaatatcaacttctggctcaggTTAGAACAACAGTTGAATAGCTACACTAATAATGGACAAAGTGTCAtagttttaaaagtaaaaaaagaagaataaaggaataataatagctTCTCCTTTTCAGGAATCATTCCATCTCCCCGATGAACCAGCTGCTGCTAACACTGAGATATTTTGCTTGCGGAGATTTTGTTATATGTGCAGCAGACTTCTGCAGCATTGACAAAGGAACTGCAAGCAGAATCATCCACAAAGTTGCAGAGTCAATTGCTCGTCAAGCTCCAAGATTCATCAAATTTCCACACACACGGATGGAAATTGCTTGCGTACAACAAGACCTTTTTAAAATAGCTGCTTTTCCTCGAGTGACAggagcaatagattgcacacacatAAAAATCAGATCTCCAGGAGGAGAAAATGCAGAGGAATATAGGGGAAGGAAAGGTTTCTTTTCCTATAATGTGCAGACTGTGAGCAGTGCAGACTAAAAAATTATTGACATAGTTGTAAGGTGGCCAGGTGCTGTGCATGATCAAACAATTTTTAATAATTCTGCACTCAGAGCTCGATTTGAACGTGGTGTAATGGGGAATCGTGTCCTTCTAGGTGATTCAGGGTATGCCGCAACACCCTACCTTTTAACTCCCATTACTCATCCAAGGACACCTGCAGAAAAAATGTACAATGAGTCACAGATAAGAACAAGGAATGTAGTTGAGAGGACATATGGGGTGTGGAAGAGGCGTTTTCCAGTACTGGTAAATGGAATTAGATTGAAGACTGAAAGGGTGGAAGCAGTAATTGTGGCAAGTGCTGTGCTTCACAATTTAGCAGTCGAAATGAACGAGGACTTACCTGAAATAGACCCCCAGCTTCAGGAAGCTATCAATGCTGCAATTGAAGATGAGAGAGGAGCAGTGGCAAATGAGGATGTGGGATATGGTGCTGTTAGGGATAACTTTGTGGATTACTTTGGATCTAGGCTTTAGGTTTTCAATCAGAACTGTATGAAACAACTTTTCTTCATATTTAAATCTTTTATTTTGTCAGATTTTTAAGGGTCTCCTCCTTAATTTTTACATCTAGTTCTAAGCTCCTTTTCTTTATAAGAAACAGAGCTGCTTCTCTTTCATCTCTTTTCTGCACTTCTCGCAATTGTTCCTCCAGCAGCCTCTTCTGCAGCTGAGCTACTTCAGTCCTCGCTGTGACCCATGGTTCAATTTTCTTCCCCGTTGCAGACAGTGGTAAGCTCTTCTTTCTAAATATTGGCTTACGCCGACTAAGTAGAGGACGTTCCACCTCCGCCTCTCTTGTGTTGGTACCCGAAGTACCTGCAACTATAAAAGCAATCTTATATTTTCATACTAATTGTTAGTGTGGAAAAGGATTTTTTTGTCATAATAGGTACATACCATCATGATTTTCCATCTGCAACGGCAGAGTAGGACTACTTGATTGGTCTGTTGAATAAGAGAAATGAAGCCTATTATAATATTGTATCACTTCTTATTTTCACTTACATGCCAGCAGAATGTAATTGCAGTGGGACACAAATTGACAAGATTATCTACAgttaatgatttaatttaattaatatttgtaGCTGAGCTGTTTGCATAATCTATCactaaaaaaagttttttttttaaatgtaaggtatAGTTTGTTTAGTGTGAGACAGTTCACTGAATGCACACCCGCTCAAAACATGAACAAGTGCACGGTattgagccttgtggtgatttctCTACCTGGCAcaatagcaaagtcaacagtaacgtagaagacaaaatactgtgtagtcgacatactttgtccttgtggcagcctccgcatggggaagttgtaataataataataataataatgtttgttgtgggtactcACAAAGTTTGTATTTAAAGGGgagagaaatttaattttgatcataattaaattaagagtccgcctctgtggtgtagtggttagtgtgattagctgccatctccggaagcccgggttcgattcccggctttgccattatatttgaaaactggtatgaggaTTCAGTCCCAGGAAGTCACCTAAGTAGAAGGTGGTTCGATTGCCTCCTCAGTCAACATaaaagtggtcttccgtggtctccccacttctctttcaggctattgccaggatggtacctaacttacggccacttcctttcctcttccttccttgtctaccccttccaatctttccattcccccacaaggcccctgttcagcatcacaGGTTAGGTACAGGACCTCATCCTCAGTTGTAACCTCAacacaaaatctcacgctccaggacagtgccgcagaggtggcatccctcactgAGAGTCCGAGGGGGgagccaaccctggaagttaaacggataatgatgaaataattaaattaaagccCACTTTCATGAACAGTTGCCAAAAGAAGGCTAACTGCCATGAGTTGTTTAACACAAAGTTAAGATTCTTGCGTTTCCTCAATCTTTCCCCGGAAAATGTCAGCTAGCATGATGTTAACTTTCGCGAGAGTTACAAACAATGCAAATCTTTAATACAGCTGTAGGACATGGTGCATGAAGTCAACATAAAGACGTTGACCAACGTTTGATTCACAGTCCCAGGCTAAGAACGAGAAATTGCCTCTTCCAGACCTTTATAATCCTCCTCACAGCGTTCTGTGTGTGTGTTATGTTGTTATTTATAACGGTTTTGAGGTCTCATTTTAGGATGTAAGTAGCACAGAGTTAAACACTTTTTATTAAAGGGCATCCATGATCTCGTAACAAGACCACTTCattaattgtccccacttcaaaccgTGCTCCGACATGGGAGTTAAATATTGTACGATCATGTTCAGAACCTGGCCATCTAGCAAATACATCCCTGATTTGAaggttaggatcactaatcacTTGAACATTAATAAAAAAGTATCCCTTCTGAATGCAGTATATTGCAGCTGTATTGTCTCCAAATGATTGGATTCTTATGTTTGTATGGTCTATTTTGAGTATGTCACAGTTTGTCTGTTAGTAGAATTTTTTGATTAATAGTTAAATGTCTGTATTGTTGGTAgtttgagagtgtgtgtgtgtgtgtgtgtgtgtgtgtgtgtgtgtgtgtgtgtgtgtgtgtgtgtgtgttagtcacGATTCTCACCTTTGAGAACATCAGGGATTGGTACCGAGTCGATCGAGTAGCTGCCAGCATTTAAAGCAGGATGCTTTGGAGTCCTCAGCATTTCTGGTGAATATTTGTTCCAAGtgatttctgaaaataaaaaatgtgtaaaaatgtgtaagttactaaaatattaattatatacaaTGTGATAATACATATTACACCCCtgcattacatttattattattattattattattactattattattattattattattattattattattattattattattattattattattattattattagatttattcaaaaaataaattattcacatacgaaagctggaaggtctccatatcagATGTTGTTTGCTAATATTGTATAGTCTAGAGTACTTCAGAAAATTAGAGCTTTTAACAGAAGGCAGAAAATCATGTGAAATTTGGTTGATACAATTCTTAAGATGACTCATTTGTAAGTGGAGGAGATCTGCCTCTCCAGACTGACAATACTCCCTCATACTATGTATGTCATGACAATTTGGAAAGAAAAGTTGGATGCCCATATAGGGGTGTGTTATACATAGTCTTTTCAATGTACAGCTTCATTTCTGAGACAATATGTGTTACACGTAGAAGTTTTTACAGCGTACTTACATGGGTAGACAATGCGTTGCCTATGGACAGCATGTACTACTTTTTCAATGGAATGTGTGTTTGAAAATATAGGGCCTGCTGTATTTCTCAAGTACTTCTATTACAGATCCAGTTTTTGTTGTACTGTATATGTATATGGAAAATCCAATCTTTTGTCAGTATCATTTGTTACATGTGTCGATGAAATGTTCCTCCTCATATTATGTATATGTCAGAATatagaaaatttattttaaattaacatggaGATGTTATTGCACAACCTAGATGCAGCTCCCACCCGTTTACttgttttcagagggttaggtaaggcctataacagatgtaccagtacatagaagaaatttaccatgctctatctaaattcgaggaatCTATTTCGGTGAACTCTAGCACCCACATTACAGACATTACAAATTACCTAGCATTCTTTCTAAACAAATTTAATTCATTGTTAAATTCATATCTACGAGACTCCCTGCATTAACATTATTGCATCTTCTGCAAAGAGTGCATAATACATACCAGTACTACTACTTGGGAGGTCATCAAACGGCAGGGAGACACTACCATCTTCCTCAATTTGAATGTCTGTATCCTAAACATAAAAGAAAATGCTCATAATATCATGTATGGAAACTGAAAAAGCCATTAAAAATAAAGGGTTAaccataacaaacagaagagaaagTGTGATTACTTAGCTCTGTATGCTTGTATTAACAGTACAGTAATGATTGCTTCTCAATTCACTTTTATCTATGTTTATGATTCAACAGGTAATGCAATATTATGTTTTTCCACCACAATGGTGTTTATTATGGCAGTTCTCTGATAAATATTAATGTTCTTGGCAAGATATGTTGTCTAATTAAATGATTACCTAGAACAGATCATAAAATAAAAGTTCAACCTTCAAGTCAAGTGATGACACTTTCTTTCTCTTTGGTATGGTTCAACTGTAAACAGTAttggcaagagtaacataaatgggTCAAGACTTGACGTAATGCGTAACCTAATCCTAGCATTGTGTACAGAGGGATGTCTGTACCATTTCATGAGACCCATGTTAGgaattacattcatttttaaatCTTGAACAGTGTAACTTTATGAAAAATTTAAGCCATAATTATCACAGTGATGATGGCTTGATGCAATTGACTAAATTACAATACAGTGTGTATCAACCCACGTTGTAAAAATCATTTAATTCAGAACTGGCTTTCAGAAACTACGTTGAATCTTCAGTAGTTTCTGAAAGTCAGTTCCAGAGTAAATGATTTTTAGACAGTGAACTGATACAGACTGCattttaattcaataaattgtGAAACTTAATTTACTTAAAATGTGGAACCAATGTACTGGCACAGAATATAATTTCAATGTACCATCGTAAGGAAAAATATAGAGAATAAAATGCCTTTGCTCAGAAGGAACCTGAGAATGTTCATCTGCCTCACACTCAGATCTTTATTGGGTGTGAGGGTCCATAATACCAGTTGAGGTTAAGTCAGGGTGTGactttcataaataggaaaagtcctctcagttttaattactgcgttgatggggtgaaggttccttatgggaatcattgtatgtataaggaaagatcttcattggggtaatcatataaatgggattgtaaataaagggtacagatctctgaacatggttacgagggtattttggggttgtagtaaggatgtaaaggagagggcatatgtctctggtaagacccccaagtagagtatggtttctgtgtataggaccctcaccaggattacttgattcgagaactggaaaaatccgaagaaaaacacctcgatttgttctggtcgatttccgacaaaagaataaagttacaaaaatgttgcaaagcttaggctgggaacacttgggagaaaggagacgaggtgctcgactaaaaGTGGTatggaataccaatataaatgggacattataaattttccagctaactcattcctggttgccagcgtttcgcccatgtgtgctaagttgggctcaccagttggtacttagcacacccaccaagatgcatagtCTCTCATACTGCAATGGCACTGCCAGTAGCTccaagtggcctccacggtatacactagccatgcgtcttataaatttactcattcgggacaaatattttaggttcactATGGAAATCAACATGTATAGCATAAGCGGTGTGCagcgagctgtcactggagagattagtagatgaatatgtttgagtggtgtctttaaaggtaggaaaaatcacaatatgaagataaacttggaattcaagaggacagatttggggcaaatatttgtttataggaaggagattaaggaattggtataacttaccaagggagatgttcaataaatttccatttccttcaaaatcacttaagaaaaggctaggaaaacaacatatctaccacctgggcgactgctcaaaatgcagatcagtagtgattaattgattggcACTGAGATAATTTCAGCTTGACAACACCTGCATGTAATCCTCAAAGAATAGGCTAAACATTTTCACCCCAGAAATAGCAAATCCTAACTGCAAAGGAACACTTCAACATACCAGCAAATCATTATTGTGTATCACTTACTctgtacaaaacaaaacaaaaatacaaactgctGATGGTTAATGGTCCTATATAGGACACATGACATAATGGACATAACAACTATTTAAAGTTCAGTAAAATCTCCTCTCTTTATTTTTGCAGACTGATTCCCAGGAGAAGTTGTCATGAATTTAGGAACCAGGGATTGAACACTaacaaaatagtatttaaaatcacCTTTGGACACATGTTCCATTGTCATCCCAGGTATAGTAGCACAGGAACTAAATTTACCTATTCAAATTTATACTGTTCACAAGATGGAATCTATGCAGGAATTATCCTTCTGATATTTAGGTACAGCTATTATTCAATCTACACCACTCCCTTCCTTTCTTGTTTAAATTCATGCtgattacatattttattatactgcAACCCCCTTTccttggttaggttaggttacaagTGGGAGGTTACTACATAATCTTGCACTGCAACCAATTATAGCTACTGTGCTCCCCCGCCACTGCCCATACGGAGAATGTGAAACCCAATGTTGGCAGATAGCTTAtccctgtcgaatagcacgaagggtcCTGCTCAAAGCGCAACGTCTGATGGACGAATCATTACCAACAGCATCACATGCCCTTATTCTATACGAGCACTAAAGAGAAGTTTGCTACTGAAAGTGAGCTTTTGGCATGACCAGCATTCAGATGGTGAAATTTTCCCACCAACTGAACTCGAACAAACTAACCGCAGCAtgagaccataaagacttgacaaGTTAACAATCATGGTCACCATGCAGGCTAGTTTTCCAAAGTAAATCCTTACAGTAAAAGTAGGTGACGTGTTGTTTTATTAGGCAGAAGATACTGAATTAATATTACTGTATCAACTTGCATATAGGTAGCAAGAAGGCAGTTGTCACCAAACCACCAGAGTTTCTGTGTGAACCCACACAGTTCATGTATGGgttaaaaaatatacagtatatacactgactgacagagcaaatgcaacaccaagaaggagtggtcagaactttatgccaattgcaggatagactgacgtcactgaggtatgctcatgatgtgaaatgcgccgctgtgctgcgcacgtagcgaacgataaatgggacacggcgttggcgaatggcccacttcgtaccgtgatttctcagccgacagtcattgtagaacgtgttgtcgtgtgccacaggacacgtgtatagctaagaatgccaggccgccgtcaacggaggcatttccagcagacagatgactttacgaggggtatggtgatcgggctgagaagggcaggttggtcgcttcgtcaaatcgcagccgatacccatagggatgtgtccacggtgcagcgcctgtggcgaagatggttggcgcagggacatgtggca is part of the Anabrus simplex isolate iqAnaSimp1 chromosome 10, ASM4041472v1, whole genome shotgun sequence genome and encodes:
- the LOC137502388 gene encoding uncharacterized protein — its product is MLRTPKHPALNAGSYSIDSVPIPDVLKDQSSSPTLPLQMENHDVAGTSGTNTREAEVERPLLSRRKPIFRKKSLPLSATGKKIEPWVTARTEVAQLQKRLLEEQLREVQKRDEREAALFLIKKRSLELDVKIKEETLKNLTK